A single region of the Pseudomonas mandelii genome encodes:
- a CDS encoding peroxidase family protein encodes MANFNKSDLEFILKQIFIAEAHADGASLSDLLPNSQVPYGLRTVDGSYNNLVAGQSEFGAADNSFLRLLDASYRASYAGTGTVVDPQPRIISNLINDQTANNPAAVAANGGADPVISPGLDGVFGTADDKEVFFIPNESPDAGLTAGFNSWMTFFGQFFDHGLDLLSKSSTDVVFIPLQPDDPLFVPGSPTNFMVLPRAVRTAGADGIVGTSDDGQPNTTSPFVDQSQTYSSHPSHQVFLREYVLNAAGDPIATGRLITNRDLGADGKFGTADDGDGESGGMATWAVVKAQARDILGINLTDLDVHNVPLLATDAYGSFIRGPNGMPQVVMRTSNGTDGIAGTADDVTQLVEGNRDAPISLANAVSTGHGFLDDIAHNAAPVVVGGVLQADADADVGNAQPVGAGGNNLTYDNELLDAHYIAGDGRANENIGLTAVHHVFHSEHNRLVQQSKQTILAAGDLAFLNEWLVDDVAAMPTTLAEISALVWDGERLFQAAKFGTEMQYQHLVFEEFARTIQPQVDAFLAPNGYDTSINPAILAEFAHVVYRFGHSMLTETVDRFDPEFNPLLTDPNNPDSQMGLIAAFLNPLAFAGSGATADEAAGAIIRGVTRQLGNEIDEFVTEALRNNLLGLPLDLPALNLARGRDTGIPTLNEARREFYSSTGDSQLKPYISWADFADNLKHPESLVNFIAAYGTHETITAATTLADKRAAALALVFGGDDAPADRLDFLNSTGAYGNVTLAGKDGLLGTADDVTGVTITGVDDIDFWVGGLAEQKMPFGGMLGSSFNFVFETQMEALQDGDRFYYLSRTAGLNFGTELENNSFAKLIMLNTDVTHLSNTVFLTPTYTLEVNQANQFTGLGAGSADPTGGLMINGVEIVPLVIRDNPDTVGADSNYLQYTGEDHVVLGGTAGNDIIVSGEGDDTLYGDGGNDRLEGGAGNDAVLGGAGDDIITDSFGDNRLEGNAGNDVIVAGSMLVGGNLILGGDGQDFIITTEDISTTFGGQGDDFIHGAKTNLPATGNEGDDWIESGTQDGAPGDNASPLLNDDVIGNDIFVGGGGFDEMIGEGGDDIFVGSDAQDNMDGMSGFDWVTYKNDRVGVTVDLTMATLAQPHGNAPNQNNGPFNPVGASPTSILDRFAEVEGLSGSQFGDVLKGDNVDAVTIADHGGTTGSALTNVALIRGLEQFLADAGLPTTGFATGNIILGGNGSDLIEGRGGDDLIDGDKWINVRIAVYGPNDVNHTGPEIATFDSMVDMIPFMIDGTYNPGQLKAVREILPGTSTGGAAFDTAVFSGLQSEYVVTRDTRGTANVADDVWTVTDTEAGRDGTDTLLHIERLQFADTQQVLVPDLNAQPLGRPTVADGNGGAITVGDTLTVSMAGVRDSDNITVGNPQGFVNNASVSYYWQFEADPGTGVFEDIIQLPAGDLAFQSADGTTFKVSPDLAGLALRVKAIYQDGHGTTEVVFSQPTDVVAPGEPVVPTAQTPVVNATAGGEGLNMVRSDLNFILDQIKIAEADAAGQDILSLIPNIRAPLGLRAVDGSNNNLMNLNGINNTEFGAADNTFPRLTDPVFNPAEGAPAGFFGPGSPAIPGSSYQQNSGFVFDSQPRTISNLIVDQTSNNPAAYATAYDPGADGVLNFGAEGNDDVLKDGTRIVASPGMDGQFGTADDHDVYLFENTASDAGLSAPFNAWMTFFGQFFDHGLDLVTKGGSGTIFIPLQPDDPLYVPGGNTNFMVLTRATNLPGADGVLGTADDIHEHTNTTSPFVDQNQTYSSHPSHQVFLRGYELTDNGPIATGRLITNRDLGADGKFGTADDTEIGGMATWKVVKAQANDILGIRLTDADVDNSPLLATDAYGNFIKGPNGFPMVVMKGADGLGGTADDVLVEGNPLDPISLTNAVRTGHQFLADIAHNAAPVFSGGVLVPDADSDTGNAVPFNPQTGANLAYDNELLDAHYIAGDGRVNENIGLTAVHAIFHSEHNRLVAQTKDTVLDSGDVAFLNEWLLTPVSALPANQAEIDALVWNGERLFQAAKFGTEMQYQHLVFEEFARTIQPNVDLFFAPTQVYDVDLDASIVAEFAHTVYRFGHSMLTETVDRFDVDFNVIGDPNSADPDQQLGLIAAFLNPLAYAASGVTPEDATSAIVRGMTRQAGNEIDEFVTEALRNNLLGLPLDLPAINIARGRDVGIPSLNAVRRDIYSQTGDTQLKPYISWVDLVQHLKHPESLINFIAAYGTHSTITEATTLEAKRAAAMALVFGGDDAPADRLDFLNGTGTWANVTLAGKDGVMGTADDLKGVTITGVDAIDLWIGGLAEEKTPFGGMLGSTFNFVFENQLEKLQDGDRFYYLERTAGLSMNAELESNSFAKLIMANTSATHLPGLVFSDPGFYLERDQSKQYNDGLGNADPLGENGEQVVFRDNPLTAGPDTNYIKYTGDQHIVLGGTNNADILIASEGDDTVWGDGGNDVIEGGDGNDQLRGGAGDDIITDRGGDDNIQGGDGNDVLHGGNGVNLIIGGFGNDFIVTGEDASEAIGGHGNDFILGSKANEQDMGNEGDDWIEKGTSDGAPGDNFDPLGNDPIIGHDVFIGASENDKFNGEGGDDIMVGSLGLGDRYIGGSGYDWATFKGLAQGVTIDFTDRFFDVPPVPGSGASALVRFDIMEGLSGSSHGDYLRGDNEDATTLPGAGATGSVLTNINLIDGLVDLLPAGATFFDGGNIILGGSGSDLIEGRGGDDIIDGDKWLNVRISVRENVDGTGEEIATFDSMEPLVPFMLNGTYNPGQLVIVREILTGNDSYDTALFSGNLGEYGIEIDGDTVIVTDSVAGRDGVDRLTGIERLQFADVAQSSGVGTAQNNDPSGHLAILDAATGVRDETPVAGQLLRVSDRAVHDADNQNGTNPTGAVTGGVAYYWQVETIAGTGVYDDITSLAAGEATRAIGTTYRVTDDVAGLNIRVRAVYQDAKGTLEIVDSSGNSTPTEGPTVTGLAVQNQLLTADPSSIIDLDGLSNPQFTYQWQANDGLGFVNIAGATGSTFALGQAQVDQEVRVVIGYVDAFGVAESVSSNILGPVENVNDAPTAGPTLTGLAVQNQVLTADPASIIDVDGLSNPQFTYQWQANNGSGFVNINGATGSTFALGQAQVGQAVRVVIGYVDDFGAAESVSSNTLGPVANANDAPTGALLISDTTPNQGQVLTALTGEIVDADGLGAFSFQWQQGVGVSFTDINGATAATFTPGAAQGNLQLRVIVRYTDGFGTLESVTSAATAAVTVLSGVVLQGNAFANTLTGTAGNDVLIGLGGSDTLNGLAGIDQLFGGTGNDILNGGDDNDVLNGEDGTDTLNGGLGADTMNGGAGNDTFVVDNVGDLVTEALGGGTDLVRTSLTSYQLGANVENLTYTGTANFTGTGNALANIITGGVGSDLLNGGAGADRLVGGAGNDTYVVDAALDVLVEVLGGGTDTVQTSLASYTLGANVENLTYTGVGNFVGNGNGLNNVITAGAGNDTLNGNDGNDQLFGGIGTDTLNGGNGDDSLDGGDGADVLNGGSGNDTLLGGDANDILLGGTGIDFIDGGIGNDTVTGGAGNDMMVASSGNDIFMFAAGFGADQIIGFDADAVGGQDRLDISAFGVTAATFAGIVIITDIGADTLISSAGPESIRLVGVADATTVTAADFILAT; translated from the coding sequence ATGGCCAATTTCAACAAGTCGGACCTGGAGTTCATTCTCAAGCAAATCTTCATCGCAGAAGCGCATGCCGACGGCGCCAGCCTTAGTGATTTGCTACCCAACAGTCAGGTGCCATACGGCCTGCGAACCGTCGATGGCAGCTACAACAACCTGGTCGCCGGACAAAGCGAATTTGGCGCTGCGGACAATTCCTTCCTGCGCCTGCTTGACGCTTCGTATCGTGCGTCGTACGCCGGGACAGGGACTGTGGTCGATCCGCAGCCACGGATTATCAGTAACCTGATCAACGACCAGACCGCCAACAACCCGGCCGCTGTCGCTGCGAACGGTGGTGCTGACCCAGTGATCAGCCCCGGTCTGGACGGCGTGTTCGGCACGGCCGACGACAAGGAAGTATTCTTCATCCCCAACGAGTCGCCGGACGCCGGCCTGACCGCCGGCTTCAACTCGTGGATGACCTTCTTCGGCCAGTTCTTCGACCACGGCCTTGATCTGCTCAGCAAGAGCAGTACCGACGTTGTGTTTATTCCGCTGCAGCCGGACGATCCGTTGTTTGTGCCGGGCAGCCCGACCAACTTCATGGTGCTGCCACGTGCAGTGCGTACGGCCGGCGCGGACGGAATTGTCGGCACTTCCGATGATGGTCAGCCCAACACCACCTCACCGTTCGTAGACCAGAGCCAAACATACAGCTCGCACCCGTCGCACCAGGTGTTCCTGCGTGAGTACGTCCTCAACGCGGCCGGTGACCCTATTGCAACGGGGCGCTTGATTACCAACCGCGATCTCGGCGCTGATGGCAAATTCGGCACGGCCGATGATGGCGACGGCGAAAGCGGCGGCATGGCGACCTGGGCAGTGGTAAAAGCCCAGGCCCGTGACATTCTCGGCATCAACCTGACCGACCTCGATGTGCACAACGTGCCGTTGCTCGCGACTGATGCCTATGGCAGCTTCATCCGGGGGCCGAACGGTATGCCGCAGGTGGTGATGCGCACCAGTAACGGTACCGACGGTATTGCCGGGACGGCTGATGACGTCACGCAACTGGTCGAAGGCAACCGGGATGCGCCGATCAGTCTGGCCAACGCCGTAAGCACCGGACATGGTTTCCTCGACGACATCGCCCACAATGCCGCGCCGGTCGTCGTCGGTGGGGTTCTGCAAGCGGATGCCGACGCCGATGTCGGCAATGCGCAGCCCGTGGGTGCGGGCGGCAACAACCTGACCTATGACAACGAACTGCTCGACGCCCACTACATTGCCGGCGACGGCCGGGCGAACGAAAACATTGGCCTGACCGCCGTGCACCATGTGTTCCACTCCGAGCACAACCGCCTGGTCCAGCAATCCAAGCAAACCATCCTGGCCGCCGGCGATCTGGCGTTTCTCAATGAGTGGCTGGTGGACGACGTCGCCGCAATGCCTACGACACTCGCCGAAATATCAGCCTTGGTGTGGGACGGCGAACGCCTGTTCCAGGCCGCCAAGTTCGGCACCGAGATGCAGTACCAGCACCTCGTCTTCGAAGAGTTCGCGCGGACCATTCAGCCGCAGGTTGACGCATTCCTTGCCCCCAACGGGTATGACACCTCGATCAACCCGGCCATCCTCGCCGAGTTCGCCCATGTGGTGTATCGCTTCGGTCACTCGATGTTGACCGAGACCGTCGATCGTTTCGACCCCGAATTTAATCCGCTGCTCACTGACCCGAACAACCCGGATTCGCAAATGGGTCTGATCGCGGCCTTCCTCAATCCGCTGGCGTTCGCCGGCAGCGGGGCCACTGCGGACGAAGCGGCAGGGGCGATCATTCGCGGTGTGACCCGCCAGCTCGGCAACGAGATCGACGAGTTCGTCACCGAAGCGTTGCGCAACAATCTGCTCGGTCTGCCCCTCGATTTGCCGGCCTTGAATCTGGCGCGTGGTCGCGACACGGGTATCCCGACCTTGAATGAGGCGCGGCGTGAGTTCTACTCATCAACCGGCGACAGCCAACTCAAGCCGTACATCAGTTGGGCAGACTTCGCGGACAACCTCAAACACCCCGAGTCGTTGGTCAACTTCATCGCAGCCTATGGCACGCATGAAACGATTACGGCGGCGACCACGCTGGCAGACAAACGCGCTGCAGCCCTGGCGCTGGTATTCGGTGGCGATGATGCGCCGGCTGACCGCCTGGACTTCCTCAACAGTACCGGCGCCTATGGCAACGTAACGCTGGCCGGCAAGGATGGGCTGCTGGGTACTGCCGACGACGTGACGGGTGTAACGATCACGGGCGTCGACGATATCGACTTCTGGGTCGGTGGCCTCGCCGAGCAGAAGATGCCGTTCGGCGGTATGCTCGGTTCGTCGTTCAACTTCGTGTTTGAGACCCAGATGGAGGCGTTGCAGGACGGCGACCGCTTCTACTATCTGTCACGTACCGCGGGCCTGAACTTCGGCACCGAGTTGGAAAACAACTCCTTTGCCAAGCTGATCATGCTCAACACCGATGTCACACACCTGTCGAACACCGTGTTCCTGACGCCTACTTACACCCTGGAAGTGAATCAGGCCAATCAGTTCACTGGCCTTGGCGCGGGCAGCGCCGATCCAACTGGCGGCCTCATGATCAACGGTGTGGAAATCGTGCCGCTGGTGATCCGCGATAACCCCGACACCGTGGGGGCGGACAGTAATTATCTGCAATATACCGGCGAAGACCATGTCGTCCTGGGTGGCACCGCTGGCAATGACATCATCGTCTCCGGTGAGGGCGATGACACCCTTTACGGCGACGGTGGCAACGACCGCCTCGAAGGCGGCGCCGGCAACGATGCGGTACTGGGCGGCGCGGGCGATGACATCATCACCGACTCGTTCGGTGACAACCGTCTGGAAGGTAATGCCGGTAACGATGTGATCGTCGCCGGTAGCATGCTGGTTGGCGGCAACCTGATCCTGGGGGGCGATGGCCAGGACTTCATCATCACCACCGAAGACATCAGCACCACCTTCGGCGGTCAGGGTGACGATTTCATCCACGGGGCCAAGACCAACCTGCCAGCTACGGGCAACGAAGGTGATGACTGGATCGAGAGCGGTACCCAGGACGGTGCGCCAGGCGATAACGCCTCGCCGTTGCTCAATGACGACGTGATCGGCAACGATATCTTTGTCGGTGGTGGTGGCTTCGACGAAATGATCGGCGAGGGTGGCGATGACATCTTCGTCGGCAGCGATGCCCAGGACAATATGGACGGCATGTCCGGTTTCGACTGGGTGACCTACAAAAATGACAGGGTCGGTGTGACCGTTGACCTGACCATGGCCACGCTGGCGCAACCACACGGCAACGCGCCAAACCAGAACAACGGGCCGTTCAATCCGGTCGGTGCCTCACCGACCTCGATCCTCGACCGTTTTGCCGAGGTCGAAGGCTTGTCCGGTTCGCAATTTGGCGATGTGCTCAAGGGCGATAATGTTGATGCGGTCACGATTGCCGACCACGGCGGGACCACGGGCAGTGCGCTGACCAATGTGGCGTTGATTCGCGGACTGGAGCAATTCCTGGCCGATGCCGGCTTGCCGACCACTGGTTTTGCCACGGGCAATATCATCCTCGGTGGCAATGGCAGTGACCTGATCGAGGGGCGTGGTGGCGATGACCTGATCGATGGCGACAAATGGATCAACGTCAGAATTGCGGTGTATGGCCCCAACGACGTCAACCATACCGGCCCTGAAATCGCCACCTTCGACAGCATGGTCGATATGATTCCGTTCATGATCGACGGCACCTATAACCCAGGTCAGCTCAAGGCCGTGCGAGAAATCCTGCCCGGCACTTCGACAGGCGGGGCGGCTTTCGACACTGCCGTTTTCTCCGGCCTTCAGTCTGAGTATGTGGTGACGCGTGACACCCGAGGCACGGCCAATGTGGCGGACGATGTCTGGACAGTGACCGATACCGAAGCGGGTCGCGACGGCACCGATACCTTGCTGCATATCGAACGCCTGCAGTTCGCCGATACCCAGCAAGTGCTGGTGCCGGATCTGAACGCACAACCGTTGGGCAGACCGACCGTCGCGGATGGAAACGGCGGCGCGATCACAGTGGGCGACACATTGACGGTGAGCATGGCCGGAGTGCGCGATTCCGACAACATCACGGTGGGTAACCCGCAGGGTTTCGTCAACAATGCCTCGGTGTCCTACTATTGGCAGTTCGAAGCCGACCCCGGCACCGGCGTGTTCGAAGACATCATCCAGCTGCCAGCGGGTGACCTGGCGTTCCAAAGTGCCGACGGCACCACGTTCAAGGTCTCGCCGGATCTTGCCGGGCTGGCACTGCGGGTCAAAGCGATCTACCAGGATGGTCACGGCACGACTGAAGTGGTGTTCTCGCAACCGACTGATGTGGTGGCTCCCGGCGAGCCGGTTGTGCCGACGGCGCAGACACCGGTAGTCAATGCCACTGCGGGGGGCGAGGGCCTTAACATGGTCCGCTCCGACCTCAACTTCATCCTTGATCAGATCAAGATTGCCGAGGCTGATGCGGCCGGTCAGGACATACTCTCGCTGATCCCGAATATCCGCGCGCCGTTGGGCCTGCGTGCGGTCGACGGCTCGAACAACAACCTGATGAACCTCAACGGCATCAACAACACCGAGTTTGGTGCCGCGGATAACACCTTCCCGCGCTTGACCGATCCGGTCTTCAATCCGGCGGAAGGTGCTCCTGCCGGCTTCTTCGGCCCCGGCTCGCCGGCCATTCCGGGATCGTCGTATCAGCAGAACAGCGGCTTTGTGTTTGACTCGCAGCCGCGCACAATCAGTAATCTGATCGTCGACCAGACGTCGAACAACCCGGCGGCCTATGCCACTGCTTACGACCCGGGTGCGGACGGTGTGCTCAACTTCGGCGCAGAGGGGAACGACGACGTGCTCAAGGATGGCACTCGAATAGTCGCCAGCCCCGGCATGGATGGTCAGTTCGGTACTGCCGACGACCATGATGTGTACCTGTTCGAGAACACCGCGTCGGACGCAGGGTTGTCCGCGCCGTTCAACGCCTGGATGACCTTCTTCGGGCAGTTCTTCGATCACGGTCTGGACCTGGTGACCAAAGGCGGTTCGGGCACGATCTTCATCCCGCTGCAACCGGATGATCCGCTGTATGTGCCCGGTGGCAACACCAACTTCATGGTGCTGACCCGCGCGACCAACCTGCCCGGGGCGGATGGCGTTCTCGGCACGGCCGACGACATCCATGAGCACACCAACACCACGTCGCCATTCGTGGATCAAAACCAGACCTACAGCTCGCACCCATCACACCAGGTTTTCCTGCGCGGTTATGAGCTGACCGACAACGGCCCCATCGCGACCGGCAGATTGATCACTAACCGTGACCTGGGGGCGGATGGCAAGTTTGGTACCGCAGACGACACCGAAATCGGTGGTATGGCGACCTGGAAAGTGGTCAAGGCGCAGGCCAACGACATTCTGGGTATCCGCCTTACCGACGCCGACGTCGACAACTCCCCGCTGTTGGCGACCGACGCTTATGGCAATTTCATCAAGGGGCCGAACGGCTTCCCGATGGTCGTGATGAAGGGCGCTGACGGTCTTGGTGGCACGGCTGATGACGTCCTTGTCGAAGGCAATCCGCTTGACCCCATTAGCCTGACCAACGCTGTGCGTACCGGTCACCAGTTCCTCGCCGACATTGCCCACAATGCAGCGCCGGTGTTCAGCGGTGGCGTGCTCGTGCCTGACGCGGATTCGGATACTGGCAACGCAGTGCCGTTCAATCCGCAGACCGGGGCCAACCTGGCCTACGACAACGAGTTGCTCGATGCGCATTACATCGCTGGCGACGGCCGGGTCAACGAGAACATCGGCCTGACCGCGGTGCATGCAATCTTCCACTCCGAGCATAATCGGCTGGTCGCGCAGACCAAGGACACCGTGCTTGATTCGGGTGACGTAGCCTTCCTCAACGAGTGGCTGCTCACTCCGGTGAGCGCTTTGCCCGCCAACCAGGCTGAGATCGATGCGCTTGTGTGGAATGGCGAGCGCTTGTTCCAGGCTGCCAAGTTCGGCACCGAGATGCAGTATCAGCACCTGGTGTTCGAGGAGTTTGCGCGGACCATCCAGCCCAACGTTGACCTGTTCTTTGCACCGACCCAGGTCTATGACGTTGACCTCGATGCCTCGATCGTCGCCGAGTTCGCCCATACCGTGTACCGGTTTGGCCACTCGATGCTGACCGAGACCGTCGATCGCTTCGACGTCGACTTCAACGTGATCGGCGATCCGAACAGCGCTGATCCTGATCAGCAACTCGGCCTGATCGCGGCGTTCCTCAACCCGTTGGCGTATGCCGCCAGTGGCGTGACGCCCGAAGATGCGACCAGTGCGATCGTGCGTGGGATGACTCGGCAAGCCGGTAACGAAATCGACGAGTTCGTCACCGAGGCGCTGCGCAACAACCTGCTCGGCCTGCCGCTCGACCTGCCAGCGATCAACATTGCCCGTGGCCGCGACGTGGGGATTCCTTCGCTCAATGCGGTCCGCCGCGACATCTACAGCCAAACCGGTGATACCCAACTCAAGCCTTACATCAGCTGGGTCGACCTGGTGCAGCACCTCAAGCATCCAGAGTCGTTGATCAACTTCATCGCAGCCTATGGCACGCATAGCACGATCACGGAGGCGACCACACTGGAAGCCAAACGCGCTGCAGCCATGGCGCTGGTATTTGGTGGTGATGATGCGCCGGCTGACCGCTTGGACTTCCTCAACGGAACCGGTACCTGGGCCAACGTCACGCTGGCCGGCAAAGATGGGGTGATGGGAACTGCCGACGATCTGAAGGGAGTGACGATCACGGGCGTAGATGCCATCGATCTCTGGATCGGCGGCCTGGCCGAAGAGAAAACCCCGTTCGGCGGCATGCTCGGCTCGACCTTCAACTTCGTGTTCGAGAACCAGCTGGAAAAACTGCAGGACGGCGACCGCTTCTACTATCTGGAGCGTACGGCTGGCCTGTCGATGAATGCCGAACTGGAAAGCAATTCGTTCGCCAAGCTGATCATGGCCAACACCTCGGCTACGCACTTGCCGGGCCTGGTGTTCTCGGACCCTGGTTTCTATCTGGAAAGGGACCAGAGCAAGCAGTACAACGATGGCCTGGGCAACGCTGATCCGCTTGGCGAGAACGGCGAGCAGGTCGTGTTCCGCGACAACCCGCTGACCGCAGGACCGGACACCAACTACATCAAGTACACGGGTGATCAGCACATCGTGCTGGGCGGCACCAACAATGCCGACATCCTCATCGCCAGTGAAGGCGATGACACGGTCTGGGGTGACGGCGGCAACGATGTCATCGAAGGCGGTGACGGCAACGACCAACTGCGCGGTGGCGCCGGCGACGACATCATCACTGACCGCGGCGGCGACGATAACATCCAGGGGGGCGACGGCAACGACGTGCTGCACGGTGGCAATGGCGTCAACCTGATCATCGGCGGGTTCGGCAATGACTTCATCGTGACCGGCGAGGACGCCTCCGAGGCTATTGGTGGCCACGGCAACGACTTCATTCTGGGCAGCAAAGCCAACGAACAGGACATGGGTAACGAAGGCGACGACTGGATCGAGAAGGGCACGTCGGACGGTGCACCTGGCGACAACTTCGACCCGCTCGGCAACGACCCGATAATCGGCCACGATGTGTTCATCGGCGCTAGCGAAAACGACAAGTTCAACGGCGAGGGCGGCGACGACATCATGGTCGGCAGTCTCGGCCTGGGTGACCGCTATATCGGTGGCTCCGGCTATGACTGGGCAACCTTCAAGGGGCTCGCCCAGGGCGTGACCATCGACTTCACCGATCGCTTTTTCGATGTTCCGCCGGTGCCGGGTTCGGGGGCTTCGGCGCTGGTGCGGTTCGACATCATGGAAGGTTTGTCGGGTTCATCACACGGGGACTACCTGCGCGGTGATAACGAAGATGCCACAACACTGCCCGGCGCCGGAGCAACTGGCAGTGTGCTGACCAACATCAACCTGATCGACGGCCTGGTTGATCTTCTGCCCGCCGGAGCAACGTTCTTCGACGGCGGCAACATCATCCTCGGCGGCAGCGGCAGCGACCTGATCGAAGGTCGCGGTGGTGACGACATCATCGATGGTGACAAGTGGCTGAACGTGCGTATAAGCGTGCGGGAAAATGTCGATGGTACTGGCGAGGAAATCGCCACGTTCGACAGCATGGAGCCGCTGGTGCCGTTTATGTTGAACGGTACTTACAACCCGGGCCAGTTGGTCATCGTGCGGGAGATTCTGACCGGCAATGACAGCTACGACACTGCATTGTTCTCCGGTAATTTGGGGGAATACGGCATCGAGATCGATGGCGACACTGTCATCGTGACCGACTCGGTGGCGGGGCGTGATGGCGTCGATCGCCTGACAGGCATCGAGCGTCTGCAGTTCGCTGACGTGGCGCAATCGTCCGGAGTGGGCACCGCTCAAAACAACGACCCATCGGGTCACCTGGCAATCCTCGATGCTGCAACCGGTGTGCGTGACGAAACGCCTGTTGCCGGCCAGTTGCTGCGAGTCAGTGATCGGGCGGTACACGACGCGGACAACCAAAACGGGACCAACCCGACGGGTGCGGTGACTGGCGGGGTGGCTTACTACTGGCAGGTCGAAACCATTGCCGGCACGGGCGTTTATGATGACATCACCTCCCTCGCTGCGGGCGAGGCAACGCGGGCGATCGGCACCACCTACCGGGTGACGGACGATGTGGCAGGTCTGAACATCCGCGTCCGGGCGGTGTACCAGGATGCCAAGGGCACGCTGGAGATCGTCGATTCGTCCGGGAACAGCACACCGACCGAAGGGCCGACCGTTACCGGGCTTGCCGTGCAGAACCAGCTGTTGACCGCTGACCCGTCGAGCATCATCGACCTCGATGGCCTGAGCAATCCGCAGTTCACCTATCAGTGGCAGGCGAACGACGGGCTTGGCTTCGTCAACATCGCCGGCGCTACCGGTAGCACGTTCGCGCTTGGCCAGGCTCAGGTCGATCAGGAAGTGCGCGTGGTCATCGGTTACGTAGATGCTTTCGGTGTGGCCGAAAGCGTTTCGTCCAACATCCTGGGGCCGGTGGAAAACGTCAACGATGCACCGACTGCAGGGCCAACCTTAACCGGGCTTGCCGTGCAGAACCAGGTGTTGACCGCTGACCCGGCGAGCATCATCGACGTCGATGGCTTGAGCAATCCGCAGTTCACCTACCAATGGCAGGCGAACAACGGGTCTGGCTTCGTCAACATCAACGGCGCTACCGGTAGCACGTTCGCGCTTGGCCAGGCTCAGGTCGGACAAGCAGTGCGCGTGGTCATCGGTTACGTGGATGATTTCGGTGCGGCCGAAAGCGTTTCATCCAACACCCTGGGGCCGGTGGCCAACGCCAATGATGCACCGACAGGCGCATTGCTGATCAGCGATACGACACCGAATCAAGGGCAGGTGCTGACCGCGCTGACGGGCGAGATTGTCGATGCGGATGGGCTGGGCGCCTTCAGCTTCCAGTGGCAGCAAGGTGTCGGTGTGTCCTTCACTGATATCAACGGTGCGACTGCTGCGACCTTCACCCCGGGTGCGGCGCAAGGCAATCTGCAACTGCGAGTGATCGTGCGCTACACCGATGGCTTCGGCACGCTGGAGTCGGTGACCTCTGCGGCGACGGCGGCAGTAACGGTACTGAGTGGCGTGGTCCTGCAGGGCAATGCGTTTGCGAACACCCTCACCGGCACTGCGGGTAACGATGTGCTGATTGGCCTGGGCGGGAGCGATACGCTGAATGGCCTGGCCGGTATCGACCAGTTGTTTGGCGGCACGGGCAACGACATCCTCAACGGCGGAGACGACAACGACGTCCTCAATGGCGAGGACGGCACCGACACCCTCAACGGTGGGCTCGGCGCGGATACCATGAACGGCGGTGCCGGCAACGACACGTTTGTGGTCGACAACGTCGGTGACCTTGTCACCGAGGCGCTGGGTGGTGGTACCGATCTGGTGCGAACCAGTCTGACGAGCTACCAGCTCGGTGCCAACGTCGAGAACCTGACCTATACGGGAACCGCAAACTTCACCGGTACCGGTAACGCGCTAGCCAACATCATCACCGGCGGGGTGGGTAGCGACCTCCTCAATGGCGGTGCAGGTGCTGACCGGTTGGTGGGGGGCGCCGGCAACGATACCTATGTCGTCGACGCAGCCTTGGACGTGTTGGTCGAGGTGTTAGGTGGCGGTACGGACACCGTGCAGACCTCGCTGGCCAGCTACACGCTTGGCGCTAATGTCGAGAATCTGACCTACACCGGAGTCGGCAACTTCGTCGGCAACGGCAACGGGTTGAACAACGTCATCACCGCCGGAGCGGGTAATGACACCCTCAATGGTAACGACGGCAACGACCAACTGTTCGGTGGCATTGGCACCGATACCCTGAACGGCGGCAATGGCGATGACAGCCTCGACGGCGGTGATGGGGCGGATGTCTTGAATGGTGGATCAGGCAACGACACGCTGCTCGGTGGTGACGCTAACGACATATTGTTGGGTGGAACCGGCATTGACTTTATCGATGGCGGAATTGGCAACGATACGGTCACTGGCGGTGCCGGTAACGACATGATGGTTGCCAGCAGTGGCAACGATATCTTCATGTTCGCAGCGGGCTTCGGGGCCGATCAGATCATCGGCTTCGATGCCGACGCGGTGGGAGGCCAGGACCGGCTCGATATTTCCGCGTTCGGCGTCACTGCTGCGACCTTTGCCGGCATCGTTATCATCACCGATATCGGTGCGGATACCTTGATCAGCTCCGCAGGGCCTGAATCCATCCGCCTGGTCGGTGTGGCCGATGCAACAACCGTCACTGCCGCAGACTTCATTCTGGCCACTTGA